From a single Candidatus Baltobacteraceae bacterium genomic region:
- a CDS encoding KUP/HAK/KT family potassium transporter — protein sequence MDKHRAAPSALALGALGVVFGDIGTSPLYAFKLCFAGQFPAALTPANILGIVSLILWSLVVVVCVKYVTFMLRADNDGQGGTIALLALLSPRKRTALPLALSGLALMVLLGECMLYGDGAITPAISVISALEGLDVWTTAAHPYIVPASIVVLLALFFMQRRGTDRIGKFFGPVMVLWFAVLAIAGIHGIAENPKILAAISPLYAVDFFLRNGLRSLLIFGAVVLCVTGVEALYSDLAHFGRKPITLAWYAVVFPALIVNYLGQGAITLLDPRAPSPFFALVPRWGVVPMVLLATVATVIASQALISGVFSLTQQLMQLGFAPRFRIVHTSRAHSGQIYIPAINTMLAIVCIALVLAFRSSEAFGGAYGLAVTITMLVSSLAFFELLRRRWNWPIWGAVALVGLFLLWDVPFLAGNLSKVMSGGWVPLLMAGVLFVLFSTWNRGRRRLMTDLTPQTMSVADFLTQTQNDAAHVRGTAFFLTPDADGIPYALQHTWLRNHIVFDTVVLLTVLNANQPFVHPDQRIEVEELAPRLLRVRAWYGFMQEPSIHDILRHLRNTRPNANFREPSYYLASPKIRPDYSKTGLPAWQRMLFLWMTRNARPLTDSLGLPPNSIIEFGVEVQI from the coding sequence TTGGATAAGCATCGCGCGGCTCCGAGCGCGCTCGCGCTCGGAGCGCTCGGCGTCGTTTTCGGCGACATCGGAACGAGCCCGCTCTACGCGTTCAAGCTCTGTTTTGCGGGCCAATTCCCGGCCGCGCTTACGCCCGCGAACATCCTGGGAATCGTGTCGCTGATTCTGTGGTCGCTGGTCGTGGTCGTCTGCGTGAAATACGTTACGTTCATGCTGCGCGCCGACAACGACGGGCAAGGCGGAACGATCGCGCTATTGGCACTGCTCTCTCCGCGCAAACGCACGGCGCTTCCGTTGGCGCTCTCGGGTCTGGCGCTGATGGTGCTCTTGGGCGAGTGCATGCTCTACGGTGACGGAGCGATCACGCCCGCGATCTCGGTCATCTCGGCGCTCGAGGGCCTCGACGTTTGGACCACGGCGGCGCATCCGTATATCGTACCGGCGTCGATCGTCGTCTTGCTGGCGCTGTTCTTCATGCAGCGGCGCGGTACGGATCGGATCGGCAAATTCTTTGGACCGGTAATGGTGCTGTGGTTCGCCGTGCTCGCGATCGCCGGAATTCACGGAATCGCCGAAAACCCGAAAATTTTAGCGGCGATCAGCCCGCTCTACGCCGTCGATTTCTTCCTGCGCAACGGCTTGCGAAGTTTGCTGATTTTCGGAGCGGTCGTTCTCTGCGTGACGGGGGTAGAGGCCCTCTACTCCGATCTCGCACATTTCGGCCGCAAACCGATCACGCTCGCCTGGTATGCCGTCGTCTTCCCGGCGCTGATCGTGAACTATTTGGGGCAGGGCGCCATCACGCTGCTCGATCCGCGCGCGCCGTCGCCGTTTTTCGCGCTCGTTCCGCGCTGGGGCGTAGTGCCGATGGTGCTGCTCGCAACCGTGGCCACCGTTATCGCCTCGCAGGCGCTCATCTCGGGCGTCTTTTCGCTCACGCAGCAGCTCATGCAGCTGGGGTTCGCGCCGCGCTTTCGGATCGTACACACCTCGCGCGCGCATTCCGGGCAGATCTATATCCCGGCGATCAACACGATGCTCGCGATCGTGTGCATCGCACTCGTCCTCGCGTTTCGCTCGTCCGAAGCGTTCGGCGGGGCCTACGGTCTGGCGGTAACGATAACGATGCTCGTGAGCAGCCTCGCATTCTTCGAGCTGCTGCGGCGCCGTTGGAACTGGCCGATCTGGGGAGCCGTTGCGCTGGTCGGGCTCTTTCTGCTCTGGGACGTGCCGTTTCTCGCCGGCAACCTCTCGAAAGTCATGTCGGGCGGCTGGGTGCCGCTGCTGATGGCCGGCGTGCTCTTCGTGTTGTTCAGCACCTGGAACCGCGGACGCCGGCGCTTGATGACCGATTTGACGCCGCAGACGATGTCGGTGGCCGATTTTCTCACCCAGACTCAAAACGACGCCGCGCACGTTCGCGGAACGGCATTCTTCCTGACCCCCGATGCCGATGGCATTCCGTACGCGCTACAGCACACGTGGCTGCGCAACCACATCGTTTTCGACACGGTCGTCCTGCTGACCGTGCTGAACGCAAATCAGCCCTTCGTGCATCCCGACCAACGGATCGAAGTTGAGGAACTCGCGCCGCGGCTGCTGCGCGTGCGAGCGTGGTACGGGTTCATGCAGGAGCCGAGCATTCACGACATCCTGCGCCATCTGCGCAACACGCGACCGAACGCGAACTTCCGCGAGCCGTCGTACTATCTCGCGAGCCCCAAAATTCGCCCGGACTATTCAAAGACCGGGCTGCCCGCGTGGCAGCGAATGCTCTTCCTTTGGATGACCCGCAACGCGCGGCCGCTTACCGATTCGTTGGGGCTGCCGCCCAACAGTATCATCGAATTCGGCGTCGAAGTGCAGATCTAA
- the pyrE gene encoding orotate phosphoribosyltransferase, whose translation MTIDLTTELQSRGALLDGHFKLSSGRHSNRFIQKFRILEDPRLLEPVARAIADAFVQAKPTIVVSAAVGGIVLGYEVARALHTNAIFVEKQDGVAKLRRNFVLAPADRVLVVEDVVTTGLSVKEVIAVVRASGASVVGVGAIVQRGAVDFGVPTFALLDMPIVSYEAGECPQCAAGEPITDPGSRRA comes from the coding sequence ATGACGATCGATCTCACGACCGAGTTGCAAAGCCGCGGCGCGCTGCTCGACGGCCATTTCAAGCTGAGCTCCGGACGGCATAGCAACCGATTCATTCAGAAGTTCCGCATTCTCGAAGATCCGCGGTTGCTCGAGCCGGTCGCGCGCGCGATCGCCGATGCGTTCGTGCAGGCGAAACCGACGATCGTGGTAAGCGCGGCCGTCGGCGGCATCGTTCTCGGGTACGAAGTGGCGCGGGCGCTGCACACCAACGCGATCTTCGTTGAAAAGCAGGACGGCGTTGCGAAGCTGCGACGCAATTTCGTTCTCGCACCGGCGGACCGCGTACTGGTGGTCGAGGACGTCGTGACGACCGGACTCTCCGTTAAGGAAGTGATCGCGGTCGTGCGCGCGAGCGGCGCGAGCGTCGTCGGCGTCGGCGCGATCGTGCAGCGCGGCGCGGTGGATTTCGGCGTTCCCACCTTCGCGCTGCTCGATATGCCGATCGTTTCGTACGAAGCAGGGGAGTGTCCGCAGTGCGCGGCCGGCGAGCCGATTACCGACCCCGGTTCGCGCCGAGCGTAG
- a CDS encoding GNAT family N-acetyltransferase, which translates to MDDLTIRPGDARDRDFIQTLGRSTLRSSVAPFRFVTDAVLAASYERLLEVFYDQSHVALVARRGGEAVGFLLMLDELPDEVTMSPQAFIAYMAVVPAMRGQGVGKALLKAAEDEARRRGLPYIGLMVTEENVAARALYDSVGFRTERRLLCKTL; encoded by the coding sequence ATGGACGACCTCACGATTCGGCCGGGCGACGCCCGCGATCGGGACTTCATCCAAACGCTCGGGCGAAGTACGCTGCGCTCGTCGGTCGCACCGTTTCGGTTCGTTACGGATGCCGTACTGGCGGCCAGCTACGAGCGGCTGCTCGAGGTCTTTTACGATCAATCGCACGTGGCGCTGGTCGCGCGGCGAGGCGGCGAAGCCGTGGGCTTTTTGCTCATGCTCGACGAGTTGCCGGACGAGGTGACCATGAGCCCGCAAGCCTTTATCGCCTACATGGCCGTGGTCCCCGCGATGCGCGGCCAAGGTGTGGGCAAGGCGTTGCTCAAAGCCGCCGAAGATGAGGCGCGCAGGCGCGGATTGCCGTATATAGGGTTGATGGTGACCGAGGAGAACGTCGCAGCCCGCGCGCTCTACGATAGCGTAGGGTTTCGCACGGAGCGGCGCCTGCTGTGCAAAACGCTCTAG
- a CDS encoding dihydroorotate dehydrogenase electron transfer subunit: MPTLQSLAAVHSTTVLDRTELAPGVLLLGVHAPNLVHVTRPGQFVMVIPPHGERAAVALGIYEASGDRASIMFFVAGPRTAELATLRPGDPLDLTGPLGNGFDLSANVGTVAIVAGGVGIASVLLPAQALVAAGAAVHLYYGARTLELLVDKDKFAENGVALHCATDDGSYGHRGYVTGLLENAVPKPDLILACGPSPMLRATARVAEKLNVPAQLSLEETFACGVGGCWGCTVPLDRRSAQAPNFPGADAGGSEIVNARICKEGPVFWAHELRWQ; encoded by the coding sequence ATGCCCACGCTCCAGTCGCTCGCGGCGGTGCATTCAACGACCGTGCTCGATCGGACGGAACTCGCGCCCGGCGTCCTCCTCTTAGGAGTACACGCACCGAACCTCGTCCACGTGACGCGCCCCGGTCAGTTCGTCATGGTCATTCCGCCCCACGGCGAGCGTGCGGCCGTCGCACTCGGCATCTACGAAGCATCTGGCGATCGCGCCAGCATCATGTTTTTCGTTGCCGGGCCCCGTACCGCCGAACTCGCAACCCTGCGACCCGGCGATCCGCTCGATCTTACCGGCCCGCTCGGGAACGGCTTCGATCTCTCCGCTAACGTAGGTACTGTCGCGATCGTTGCAGGCGGCGTCGGCATCGCCTCCGTGCTGCTTCCGGCCCAGGCTCTGGTTGCCGCGGGTGCCGCGGTCCATTTGTACTACGGAGCGCGCACGCTCGAATTGCTCGTCGATAAAGACAAGTTCGCGGAAAACGGCGTCGCATTGCATTGCGCTACCGATGACGGGAGCTACGGCCATCGAGGTTACGTCACCGGCTTGCTCGAGAACGCAGTGCCCAAACCCGATCTAATCCTCGCCTGCGGCCCATCGCCGATGCTGCGCGCCACCGCCCGCGTTGCTGAAAAGCTCAACGTTCCGGCGCAGCTTTCGCTCGAAGAGACCTTCGCCTGCGGCGTCGGCGGCTGTTGGGGCTGCACCGTCCCGCTCGATCGCCGCAGCGCTCAAGCTCCAAACTTCCCCGGCGCCGACGCCGGCGGCAGCGAGATCGTCAACGCCCGCATCTGCAAAGAAGGCCCCGTGTTCTGGGCGCACGAGTTACGGTGGCAATAG
- the pyrF gene encoding orotidine-5'-phosphate decarboxylase, which translates to MAQLIVALDVDTPNRAEGLIDELYELDVIFKVGLESLFGYPDRIFAHLEARDVRFFIDAKLHDIPRTVGAAVKALVRPGAHIINVHALGGDEMMRVAVEAAQERGSELGIAPPHIFAVTILTSIAADELNELGLRGGPGENATRLAALARDAGCSGVVCSALEVRDLKAFFGEDFLTLTPGIRPIGAVHADQKRVTTPAQAVAAGSDYLVVGRPITEAADPLAAARAILDEMRAPAAR; encoded by the coding sequence ATGGCTCAGTTAATCGTCGCGCTCGACGTCGATACGCCCAATCGGGCCGAAGGGTTAATCGACGAACTCTACGAGCTCGACGTGATCTTTAAGGTCGGTTTGGAATCGCTCTTCGGGTATCCGGACCGGATCTTCGCGCACCTCGAGGCGCGCGACGTGCGCTTCTTCATCGATGCAAAATTGCACGACATTCCGCGAACGGTCGGAGCGGCCGTCAAGGCGCTCGTGCGGCCCGGCGCGCACATCATCAACGTGCACGCCTTGGGCGGCGACGAAATGATGCGCGTCGCGGTCGAAGCCGCGCAGGAGCGGGGGAGCGAATTGGGTATTGCGCCGCCGCACATCTTCGCGGTGACGATTCTCACGAGCATTGCGGCCGACGAGTTGAACGAACTCGGGCTGCGGGGCGGCCCGGGCGAAAACGCCACGCGCCTGGCGGCGCTGGCGCGCGATGCCGGCTGCTCGGGAGTGGTCTGCAGCGCGCTCGAGGTTCGCGATCTCAAAGCGTTTTTTGGCGAAGATTTCTTAACGCTCACGCCGGGCATTCGTCCGATCGGAGCGGTTCACGCCGATCAGAAGCGCGTGACGACGCCCGCGCAAGCCGTCGCCGCCGGCTCGGATTACTTGGTCGTCGGTCGTCCGATCACCGAGGCGGCCGATCCGCTCGCAGCGGCGCGCGCGATCCTCGACGAGATGCGGGCGCCGGCCGCTCGATGA
- a CDS encoding AI-2E family transporter yields the protein MQNALGPIDWRRILQALGFVALAIAALVFAAHIPRTITIFVIGAFIASAAHPIVALLERRRIGRPFAIAIVYLVLISIAALCAFLIIPLTFVQAQALVNNLPTYLQGFQEWLLGVQGAIQRHFPSVNLPAQLLNVKQIGSDRLAGMFNAGLSSIASIALNIATAAFITVSSLILSIFFLLNHRRLGEGFAAMFPAKRHDEARMLATEIVQIFGGYIAGQVIVSAITGVVIAILTAIFGFKFALFLGLISAIGYAIPIVGMIAVQIIGLAIAAPQGLGMVITVEVILFVIPRFSDNVLVPKIMGSSVGVSPIGVMFAVFAGGELFGLPGLILGIPAAALVKLLWRYFAVPWLRGGVEIEKPGSVG from the coding sequence GTGCAAAACGCTCTAGGTCCGATCGACTGGCGCCGTATACTCCAGGCGCTCGGCTTCGTCGCGCTCGCGATCGCGGCGCTCGTCTTCGCCGCGCACATTCCGCGAACGATTACGATTTTCGTGATCGGCGCGTTCATCGCATCGGCCGCCCATCCCATCGTCGCGCTCCTCGAACGTCGCCGGATCGGCCGCCCGTTCGCCATCGCGATCGTGTACCTCGTGCTCATTTCGATCGCCGCGCTCTGCGCGTTCTTGATCATTCCGCTGACCTTCGTGCAGGCGCAGGCGCTAGTGAACAACTTGCCGACCTATCTCCAAGGGTTTCAAGAGTGGCTCTTGGGCGTGCAGGGAGCGATCCAGCGTCATTTCCCGAGCGTCAACTTGCCCGCACAACTCCTCAACGTCAAGCAGATCGGGAGCGATCGGCTCGCCGGCATGTTCAACGCCGGGCTCTCGTCGATAGCGTCGATCGCGCTGAACATCGCGACCGCGGCGTTTATCACGGTCTCCTCGCTGATTCTCTCGATTTTCTTTCTGCTCAACCATCGGCGGCTGGGCGAGGGATTTGCGGCGATGTTTCCAGCTAAACGGCACGACGAAGCGCGCATGCTCGCAACCGAGATCGTGCAGATCTTCGGCGGATATATCGCCGGCCAAGTGATCGTGAGCGCGATAACGGGCGTCGTCATCGCGATTTTAACCGCCATCTTCGGCTTCAAGTTCGCGCTCTTTCTCGGTCTCATCAGCGCGATCGGCTACGCGATTCCGATCGTCGGCATGATCGCCGTGCAGATCATCGGATTGGCGATCGCCGCCCCGCAGGGGTTGGGAATGGTGATAACCGTCGAGGTGATCCTCTTCGTCATCCCCCGCTTCTCCGATAACGTTTTGGTGCCGAAAATTATGGGCAGTTCGGTCGGCGTTTCGCCGATCGGCGTGATGTTTGCGGTCTTCGCCGGCGGCGAACTTTTCGGGCTGCCCGGGCTGATCTTGGGCATTCCGGCGGCGGCGCTAGTCAAGCTGCTCTGGCGATACTTCGCCGTTCCGTGGCTGCGCGGCGGGGTCGAAATCGAAAAGCCGGGGTCAGTTGGATAA
- a CDS encoding dihydroorotate dehydrogenase, with the protein MKPDLSVKLGKLELKVPTLMGSGCYGSGEEFEAFVDLSQIGGVVLKSVTRAPRLGNPTPRLVSTPAGMLNAIGLQNPGIDWYLEHDVAKFASRPCAVIGSVAGFSVDDYAYTTERLAKRPEIHAIEINISCPNVAAEGETFACDPKLTQRVVRAARETTDKTLIVKLSPNVTDIAAIAREAQAAGADALAVINTVRGMAIDVDRWAPRLGNVTGGLSGPAIRPIAVLAVYEVARAVTIPIVGQGGIETTTDALEFFLAGASAISIGTANFTDPRVPLRIVEGLREYLVRRGVGTLAEIVGKANVGFANAYQYEGDEG; encoded by the coding sequence ATGAAACCCGATCTTTCGGTGAAGCTTGGGAAGCTTGAACTGAAGGTTCCGACGTTGATGGGGAGCGGCTGTTACGGCTCGGGCGAAGAGTTCGAAGCGTTCGTCGATTTGTCGCAGATCGGCGGCGTCGTGCTCAAAAGCGTGACGCGCGCGCCGCGGTTGGGAAATCCAACGCCGCGGCTGGTCTCGACGCCGGCGGGGATGCTTAATGCGATCGGCTTGCAGAATCCGGGAATCGATTGGTATCTCGAACACGACGTCGCGAAGTTTGCGAGCCGGCCGTGTGCGGTGATCGGAAGCGTGGCCGGATTTTCGGTCGACGACTATGCCTACACCACGGAGCGCCTGGCCAAGCGCCCCGAGATCCACGCGATCGAGATCAATATTTCGTGTCCGAACGTGGCGGCCGAGGGCGAGACGTTCGCGTGCGATCCGAAGCTGACGCAGCGCGTGGTGCGGGCCGCGCGCGAAACGACCGATAAAACGCTGATCGTAAAGCTCTCGCCGAACGTCACCGATATCGCAGCGATCGCGCGCGAGGCGCAGGCGGCCGGTGCCGACGCGCTCGCCGTGATCAACACGGTGCGCGGGATGGCGATCGACGTCGACCGCTGGGCGCCGCGGTTGGGCAACGTGACGGGCGGCCTTTCGGGCCCGGCGATTCGGCCGATCGCGGTGCTTGCCGTCTACGAGGTTGCGCGCGCGGTGACGATTCCGATCGTCGGGCAGGGCGGAATCGAAACGACGACCGACGCGCTCGAATTTTTCCTGGCCGGTGCGAGCGCGATCTCGATCGGCACCGCGAATTTTACCGATCCGCGCGTGCCGTTGCGTATCGTCGAGGGCTTGCGCGAGTATCTCGTCAGGCGCGGCGTCGGCACGCTGGCGGAGATCGTCGGCAAAGCGAACGTCGGATTTGCTAACGCCTACCAATACGAAGGGGATGAGGGATAA